The Niallia alba genome includes a window with the following:
- a CDS encoding dihydrolipoamide acetyltransferase family protein: protein MPIEKITMPKLGESVTEGTISNWIVSVGDVVNKYDPLAEVMTDKVNAEIPSSFSGKVKELIAKEGQTLEVGEVICTIEVEGDNSQEEQPANEETEEKAAAPINTDTSQKARYSPAVLRLSQEAGIDLTLLTGTGAGGRITRKDVQKAIQEGVPQGKVDEKVPANGSNVPADPIPKKETSVHNVQTQAGDKEFPITGLRKAIASNMVKSKHEIPHAWTMIEVDVTKLVQYRNKVKDSFKKEEGYNLTFFAFFVKAVARALKEFPQINSTWAGDKIIQKKEINISIAVATEGALFVPVIKNADEKSIKGIAREITELANKARTGKLTVDEMQGGTFTVNNTGSFGSIQSMGIINHPQAAILQVESIVKRPVIKDNMIAISDMVNLCMSLDHRVLDGLVCGRFLQRVKEILENTSEETTPIY from the coding sequence ATGCCAATTGAAAAAATAACAATGCCTAAATTAGGTGAAAGTGTAACAGAAGGAACCATAAGCAACTGGATTGTTTCGGTTGGAGATGTTGTAAACAAATATGACCCACTTGCGGAAGTAATGACCGATAAAGTAAATGCCGAAATTCCTTCTTCTTTTTCAGGTAAGGTCAAAGAATTAATAGCAAAAGAGGGACAGACGCTCGAAGTTGGCGAAGTAATTTGCACCATTGAAGTAGAAGGGGACAATTCTCAGGAAGAACAACCTGCCAACGAAGAGACGGAAGAAAAAGCAGCTGCGCCTATAAATACAGATACAAGTCAAAAAGCAAGGTACTCACCAGCAGTATTGCGTCTATCTCAAGAAGCTGGGATTGATTTGACGCTGTTAACTGGAACTGGCGCAGGAGGAAGAATTACGAGAAAAGATGTACAAAAGGCTATACAAGAAGGGGTTCCACAAGGAAAAGTGGATGAGAAAGTGCCAGCAAATGGATCAAATGTACCTGCTGATCCTATACCTAAAAAAGAAACATCTGTACATAATGTGCAAACACAAGCAGGAGATAAAGAGTTCCCGATAACAGGACTAAGAAAAGCGATTGCTAGCAATATGGTTAAGAGTAAGCATGAGATTCCCCATGCTTGGACAATGATCGAAGTGGATGTAACAAAACTTGTACAATACAGAAATAAAGTGAAAGATTCCTTTAAGAAGGAAGAAGGCTATAACTTAACATTCTTTGCCTTTTTTGTGAAGGCAGTTGCACGTGCATTAAAAGAATTCCCGCAAATTAATTCAACGTGGGCAGGAGACAAAATTATTCAGAAAAAGGAAATTAATATCTCCATCGCAGTAGCAACAGAGGGGGCACTATTTGTACCAGTTATCAAAAATGCAGATGAAAAATCGATTAAAGGGATTGCAAGAGAGATTACAGAACTTGCAAATAAAGCAAGAACAGGAAAGCTTACTGTTGATGAAATGCAGGGGGGCACATTCACAGTGAATAACACTGGATCGTTTGGTTCCATTCAGTCAATGGGAATTATCAATCATCCCCAAGCGGCTATCCTTCAAGTGGAGTCAATTGTAAAAAGACCTGTTATAAAGGATAATATGATTGCTATTTCAGATATGGTAAATCTCTGCATGTCATTAGATCACCGTGTATTAGACGGATTAGTTTGCGGAAGATTTTTACAAAGGGTAAAGGAAATTCTTGAAAATACTTCAGAGGAAACAACACCAATCTATTAA
- a CDS encoding alpha-ketoacid dehydrogenase subunit beta: MPVISYIDAVTQAIREEMEKDDKVFILGEDVGVKGGVFKATTGLYEQFGAERVIDAPLAESAIAGVGIGAAMYGLKPIAEMQFADFIMPAVNQIVSEAAKIRYRSNNDWTCPIVIRAPYGGGIHGALYHSQSVEAMFANTPGLKIVMPSTPYDVKGLLKAAIQDPDPVLFFEHKRAYRLIKGFVPEEDYVLPIGKADVKREGEDITVITYGLCVHFALQAAEKLAEDGISAHILDLRTVYPLDKEAIMEAASKTGKVLLITEDNKEGSVISEVAAIIAENCLFDLDAPIMRLAGEDVPAMPYAPTMEKFFLVTPEKVETEMRKLAEF, translated from the coding sequence ATGCCAGTAATATCCTATATAGACGCAGTGACTCAAGCCATTCGGGAAGAAATGGAGAAAGATGATAAAGTATTTATCCTTGGAGAAGATGTTGGGGTAAAAGGTGGAGTTTTCAAAGCAACAACAGGCCTTTACGAACAATTTGGGGCAGAAAGAGTAATTGATGCCCCACTCGCAGAATCTGCAATTGCAGGCGTGGGAATTGGAGCAGCGATGTATGGTTTAAAACCGATTGCAGAAATGCAGTTTGCTGATTTTATTATGCCAGCTGTAAATCAAATCGTTTCCGAAGCAGCAAAAATTAGATATCGATCAAATAATGATTGGACGTGTCCGATTGTTATCCGTGCACCTTACGGAGGCGGTATTCACGGTGCACTTTACCATTCTCAATCGGTAGAAGCAATGTTCGCTAATACGCCAGGATTAAAAATTGTTATGCCCTCAACACCATATGATGTAAAAGGATTGTTAAAGGCAGCTATCCAAGATCCTGATCCGGTTTTATTCTTTGAGCATAAACGTGCTTATCGATTAATTAAAGGGTTTGTTCCAGAAGAGGATTATGTATTGCCAATAGGCAAAGCAGATGTCAAGCGAGAAGGCGAAGATATTACAGTTATAACGTACGGATTATGTGTCCATTTTGCCTTGCAAGCTGCTGAAAAATTAGCGGAAGATGGTATTTCTGCACATATTTTAGATTTGCGAACGGTTTATCCACTTGATAAAGAAGCAATTATGGAAGCTGCTTCCAAAACAGGTAAGGTTCTTTTAATAACAGAAGATAATAAAGAGGGCAGTGTAATCAGTGAAGTTGCAGCAATTATTGCAGAAAATTGTTTGTTTGATTTAGATGCACCAATTATGCGATTAGCAGGGGAAGATGTTCCTGCAATGCCATATGCGCCAACAATGGAAAAATTCTTCTTAGTTACGCCAGAAAAAGTAGAAACAGAAATGCGAAAGCTTGCAGAATTCTAA
- a CDS encoding thiamine pyrophosphate-dependent dehydrogenase E1 component subunit alpha: MVHNRHLEAGLTDDQVLEMYEQMLLARRIDERMWLLNRAGKIPFVISCQGQEAAQVGAAFAFDRQKDYMLPYYRDLGVVLTFGMTTKEIMLSGFAKAEDPNSGGRQMPGHFGQKKNRIVTGSSPVTTQVPHAVGVALAGKIEKKDIVTFVSFGEGSSNQGDFHEGANFAGVHKLPVIFLCENNKYAISVPIEKQLGCANVSDRAIGYGMPGYTVDGNDPIEVYRVTKEAVDRARRGEGPTLIETISYRLTPHSSDDDDSSYRAREEVKEAKAKDPLLTFRAYLVSTGILTEEIDQQLNKKIAEEINEATDYAEKAPYAQPEDTLKYVYGN, from the coding sequence ATGGTTCATAATCGCCATTTAGAAGCTGGTTTAACAGATGATCAAGTATTAGAAATGTATGAGCAAATGCTCCTTGCAAGAAGAATTGATGAAAGAATGTGGTTATTAAATCGAGCAGGAAAAATTCCGTTTGTTATATCATGTCAGGGACAAGAAGCGGCACAAGTGGGCGCAGCCTTTGCATTTGATCGGCAAAAAGATTATATGCTTCCCTATTATCGGGATCTGGGAGTTGTGTTAACTTTTGGCATGACAACAAAGGAAATTATGCTGTCAGGCTTTGCGAAAGCGGAAGACCCTAACTCAGGGGGAAGACAAATGCCAGGACATTTCGGTCAAAAGAAAAATCGTATTGTTACAGGTTCTTCTCCGGTAACTACCCAAGTACCTCACGCTGTTGGTGTTGCATTAGCAGGGAAAATAGAAAAGAAAGATATTGTTACATTTGTTAGCTTTGGGGAAGGCTCATCTAACCAAGGAGATTTTCATGAAGGAGCAAACTTCGCTGGTGTTCACAAGCTACCTGTTATTTTTCTATGCGAAAATAATAAATATGCTATTTCCGTTCCAATCGAAAAGCAATTAGGTTGTGCGAATGTCTCCGACCGAGCAATCGGCTACGGTATGCCAGGATATACAGTTGACGGAAATGATCCAATTGAGGTATATCGTGTTACGAAAGAAGCAGTAGATAGAGCGAGAAGAGGAGAAGGACCAACATTAATTGAAACAATTTCTTATCGTTTAACTCCTCATTCTTCTGATGACGATGATAGCAGCTATCGTGCAAGAGAAGAAGTGAAAGAGGCAAAAGCAAAGGATCCGTTACTAACATTTAGAGCTTATTTAGTTTCTACTGGTATATTGACAGAAGAAATAGATCAGCAATTAAATAAGAAAATTGCGGAAGAAATAAATGAAGCAACAGATTATGCAGAAAAAGCGCCATATGCACAACCAGAAGATACTTTGAAATATGTATACGGCAATTAA
- the lpdA gene encoding dihydrolipoyl dehydrogenase, with protein sequence MAKEYDLVILGGGTGGYVAAIRASQLGLKTAVVEKGKLGGTCLHNGCIPSKALLRSAEVYATAKKSEEFGIITSDIRLDFNRVQERKSSIISQLHSGVQYLMKKGKIDVYEGNGRIMGPSIFSPMPGTISVEMNNGEENEMLIPKNVIIATGSRPKTLPGLEIDGSTVISSEEALQMEELPKSIIIVGGGVIGVEWASMLADFDVKVTILEYSDRLVPTEDKEISKELQRILKKKGIKIVTGAKVLADTVQKNSSSVTIQAEKNGDIQTFEGDKLLVSVGRIGNVEGIGLENTEIAVANNVIETNKYYQTKESHIYAIGDCIGGLQLAHVASHEGIIAVEHIAGENPQPLDYKTVSKCIYTSPEISSVGYTEEEAIALGFTIKKGKFSFKAIGKALIYGEQDGFVKIITDQETDDLLGVHIIGAHATDLIAEAALAKVLDATAWEISNTIHPHPSLTEAIGEAALAVEGKAIHS encoded by the coding sequence ATGGCAAAGGAATATGATCTTGTCATTCTAGGCGGAGGAACTGGTGGTTATGTAGCAGCGATTCGCGCTTCCCAATTAGGTTTAAAAACAGCAGTTGTTGAAAAAGGAAAATTAGGTGGTACATGTTTACATAATGGTTGCATTCCGAGCAAAGCACTATTAAGAAGTGCAGAAGTTTATGCAACAGCAAAAAAAAGTGAAGAATTTGGGATTATTACATCAGATATACGATTGGACTTTAATCGAGTGCAAGAAAGAAAATCAAGCATCATAAGCCAGCTTCATAGCGGTGTGCAATATTTAATGAAAAAAGGGAAAATTGATGTTTATGAAGGAAATGGAAGAATAATGGGACCATCTATTTTTTCTCCAATGCCAGGAACGATCTCCGTTGAAATGAATAATGGAGAAGAAAACGAAATGTTGATCCCGAAAAATGTAATCATCGCAACAGGCTCTAGACCGAAAACCTTACCAGGATTAGAGATTGATGGTTCGACTGTCATTAGTTCTGAGGAAGCATTACAAATGGAAGAACTTCCTAAATCCATTATTATCGTTGGTGGGGGAGTAATAGGGGTTGAATGGGCTTCTATGCTTGCTGATTTTGATGTGAAAGTAACTATTTTAGAATATAGCGATCGATTGGTGCCAACAGAAGATAAGGAAATAAGTAAAGAATTACAACGAATCCTAAAGAAAAAAGGGATCAAGATTGTTACAGGTGCGAAGGTATTAGCAGACACCGTCCAGAAAAATTCATCTAGTGTAACTATTCAAGCAGAAAAAAATGGTGATATACAGACGTTTGAAGGTGATAAACTGCTTGTATCTGTAGGACGCATCGGAAATGTGGAAGGAATTGGTCTTGAAAATACTGAAATTGCAGTTGCTAATAATGTAATTGAAACAAATAAATACTATCAAACAAAAGAATCGCATATTTACGCAATTGGAGATTGTATTGGAGGATTGCAACTAGCACATGTTGCCTCACATGAAGGGATTATTGCCGTAGAACATATTGCAGGCGAAAATCCACAGCCGCTCGATTATAAAACAGTTTCCAAATGCATCTATACAAGTCCAGAGATTTCTAGTGTTGGTTATACAGAAGAGGAAGCTATTGCGCTTGGATTTACGATTAAAAAAGGAAAGTTTTCTTTCAAAGCCATTGGCAAAGCACTTATTTACGGGGAGCAAGATGGCTTTGTAAAAATAATTACAGATCAAGAGACAGATGATCTATTAGGTGTTCACATTATTGGAGCACATGCAACAGACCTTATTGCAGAAGCAGCTCTTGCAAAAGTACTAGATGCAACTGCGTGGGAAATTAGTAATACAATTCATCCTCATCCAAGTTTAACGGAAGCAATTGGGGAAGCAGCCCTTGCAGTTGAGGGCAAAGCCATTCATAGCTAG
- the buk gene encoding butyrate kinase, whose amino-acid sequence MSRYRILVINPRSLVTEIALYENQVPIIIEDLHHDSEKIREFSSIVSQYKFRTNEILLYLVDKGINLSKLAAVCGRGGLLKPIDGGTYIINAAMRNDLLGQTRGEHPSNLGALIAYEIAEHLEIPSYIVDPVVVDEMDNIAKISGYPKITRKSVFHALNHKATGRRAAMELGKKYEKVKLIIAHLGDGITIGAHSNGKVIDVNNGLNGEGPFSMERSGTLPHGDLVDLCYSGEFTYKEMKQQLLYHSGVMAYLDKPRSLQIEEELQNPDNPNYLIFEALAYQVAKEIGSASAVLFGKVDAIILTGELAFSNLFVKLIMERVSWIADIMVYPGENERQSLAEGVLRVLRKEEIPKEYGDREECEDNGKGI is encoded by the coding sequence ATGAGTAGATATCGTATATTGGTAATAAACCCAAGGTCATTAGTAACAGAAATCGCTCTATATGAAAACCAGGTTCCAATTATTATAGAAGATTTGCATCATGATTCCGAAAAAATACGAGAATTCTCATCAATTGTTTCTCAATATAAGTTCCGAACAAATGAAATTCTCTTATATCTAGTGGATAAAGGAATTAATCTTTCCAAGCTAGCTGCTGTGTGTGGTAGAGGGGGGTTACTTAAACCAATCGATGGAGGTACCTATATAATCAATGCTGCTATGCGTAATGATTTACTTGGACAAACAAGAGGTGAACATCCATCAAACTTGGGAGCTCTTATTGCTTATGAAATTGCAGAGCATTTAGAAATTCCTTCCTATATAGTTGATCCAGTCGTCGTCGATGAAATGGACAACATTGCTAAAATTTCTGGCTATCCAAAAATTACAAGAAAAAGTGTTTTTCATGCACTTAATCATAAAGCAACTGGCAGACGCGCAGCGATGGAGCTTGGCAAAAAGTATGAGAAAGTGAAGCTAATCATCGCTCATCTTGGGGACGGGATTACGATTGGTGCACATTCAAATGGAAAAGTAATTGATGTGAATAATGGATTAAATGGAGAAGGACCATTTAGTATGGAACGCTCTGGGACACTGCCTCATGGTGATTTAGTAGATTTATGCTACTCTGGAGAATTTACGTATAAAGAGATGAAGCAACAATTGTTGTATCATTCAGGGGTAATGGCTTATCTTGACAAACCACGTTCCCTTCAAATAGAAGAAGAGCTTCAAAATCCAGACAATCCTAACTATCTAATTTTTGAAGCATTGGCCTATCAGGTTGCTAAGGAAATTGGTAGTGCCAGTGCAGTGTTATTTGGGAAAGTAGATGCAATTATTTTAACAGGTGAACTTGCGTTTAGTAACCTTTTTGTAAAATTAATTATGGAACGTGTTAGTTGGATTGCAGATATAATGGTATATCCAGGTGAAAATGAGCGACAATCATTGGCAGAAGGAGTTTTACGAGTATTACGTAAGGAAGAAATACCAAAAGAGTATGGAGATAGAGAGGAGTGTGAAGATAATGGCAAAGGAATATGA
- a CDS encoding sigma-54-dependent Fis family transcriptional regulator, protein MIDRTIQSTSYTLFDELKEGIILVDNHGVICYFNQSAERMVQKQYHLQIDQHILSIIPNSGMMRVLHTKRKEEQKMFAISDTDYLLISRYPLKDKENQIIGAVAVLQEASQKREWLDDDNIQMLLMLILQKSAEAYVIVDEQGLVIMQNPSYDGLISVVDQEQHESVIKNREEVFQTRRDAEITLNTDTLCLSIKSTPIIVDGKLKGCLQIIKNKTETVYLKKELQQTKAIIRGLEHNYQFDDFIYQSPFMKFAIEQAKLAAATKRVIFIRGEEGTGKFMLANAIHNWSENKFKLFKRIHPKRNQAQLNKFLSTNCTKYKGTIYLENVTYLSIDEQTLLLEKLREFGKGEKQASFRLIISSPIKLEKALIAGVFLEELYDELMKTNIYLPPLSERKEDIYPLSKYFLMELNQESDRWIQEIDLEAQKALESYSYTSNALELKAILQLAVVRVQEEETVLKLEHLFHSGEKKEQPIELEDTTDDVDQPLSELVEKYEKVIIEKTLRKLEGNKTLTAKTLGLSVRNLYYKLDKYHLN, encoded by the coding sequence ATGATCGATCGAACAATACAGTCAACCTCTTATACCCTTTTTGATGAATTGAAGGAAGGGATTATCCTTGTGGATAATCATGGAGTCATCTGCTATTTCAACCAAAGTGCTGAAAGAATGGTGCAAAAGCAATATCATCTTCAAATAGATCAGCATATTTTATCCATTATTCCTAACAGTGGAATGATGAGAGTTTTACATACAAAAAGAAAAGAAGAACAGAAAATGTTTGCAATTTCTGACACAGATTATCTTTTGATTTCTCGTTATCCACTTAAAGATAAAGAAAATCAAATAATTGGTGCTGTTGCAGTATTGCAAGAAGCTAGTCAAAAAAGAGAATGGTTAGATGATGACAATATTCAAATGTTGTTAATGCTAATTTTGCAAAAAAGTGCAGAGGCTTATGTAATAGTCGATGAGCAAGGTCTTGTTATTATGCAAAATCCATCATACGATGGTTTGATTTCTGTAGTTGACCAAGAACAACATGAATCAGTAATAAAGAATAGAGAAGAAGTTTTTCAAACAAGACGGGATGCGGAGATAACACTTAATACAGACACCTTGTGTCTTTCGATAAAAAGTACACCTATAATAGTCGATGGCAAATTAAAAGGCTGTCTGCAAATTATTAAAAATAAAACAGAAACTGTCTATTTAAAAAAAGAGCTTCAACAAACAAAAGCAATTATCCGAGGGTTGGAACATAACTATCAATTTGACGATTTTATATATCAATCACCGTTTATGAAGTTTGCCATCGAGCAGGCAAAGCTAGCAGCTGCAACTAAACGTGTCATATTTATTAGAGGTGAGGAAGGTACTGGCAAGTTTATGCTTGCCAATGCTATTCACAATTGGAGTGAAAATAAGTTTAAACTTTTTAAACGTATCCACCCAAAAAGAAATCAAGCACAACTGAATAAGTTTCTAAGCACTAATTGTACAAAATATAAAGGAACAATTTACTTAGAAAATGTCACTTATTTATCGATCGATGAACAAACATTGCTTTTAGAAAAACTAAGGGAATTTGGAAAGGGCGAGAAGCAGGCGTCTTTTCGCCTGATCATTTCATCTCCTATCAAGTTAGAAAAAGCCTTAATCGCTGGGGTATTTTTAGAAGAGCTGTATGATGAGTTAATGAAAACGAATATTTATTTACCACCTTTAAGCGAGCGTAAAGAAGATATTTATCCATTATCTAAGTATTTTCTCATGGAGCTAAATCAAGAAAGTGACAGATGGATACAAGAAATCGATTTAGAAGCGCAAAAAGCATTAGAATCTTATTCTTATACGAGCAATGCACTAGAATTAAAAGCAATTTTACAGCTTGCAGTCGTAAGGGTTCAGGAAGAAGAGACAGTGCTAAAATTGGAGCATCTTTTTCATTCAGGAGAAAAAAAGGAACAACCAATCGAACTGGAAGATACCACAGATGATGTGGATCAACCACTATCTGAGTTAGTTGAAAAATACGAGAAAGTAATTATAGAAAAAACGTTAAGAAAGTTAGAGGGAAACAAAACATTAACGGCTAAAACATTAGGGCTTTCTGTCCGAAATTTATATTATAAATTAGATAAGTATCACTTAAATTAA
- a CDS encoding ISLre2 family transposase, with amino-acid sequence MNQCNTKMPSLKELEKTLFRTLQMTFQEILVQTLENWDLEIAQQRDKRRFALRDKREIRVDTAFGAVELKRNYYFDRVTKKYICLLDHYLQFQGNKGFSPLLEEWGLELATNGSSYRKAVETFEQFLGYSAMSHEALRQHLLHTSVLPAKEKRPFQKVLFVEVDGLYVKSQEKKKRGWELKFAAVHEGWKENGKRVRLRNKRHFLYEEKEPFWEAFETFLQNHYAYDPTQTLLIINGDGAGWITACREYFRERAFFTMDRFHVARSMKQLMKSHPRYRYMKRALKNYQVETLLLELNSAVGTMDTPEEEEKLAHFLGFLTHHQETIKDYRSWLQEKGVDTTAYRPMGSAEAMMNQLAKRLKNGRAWSKKGVMSMARLWIGLKDDLSIQTIYGKWEKATEKSKKEHRPKRKIPTKLVTETVRQNMPYLNQAIGKPVHFALQGLKGF; translated from the coding sequence ATGAATCAATGTAACACAAAAATGCCATCATTAAAAGAATTGGAAAAAACTTTATTTCGAACACTACAAATGACCTTTCAAGAAATCCTTGTTCAAACATTAGAAAATTGGGATCTAGAGATTGCTCAGCAACGAGACAAAAGAAGATTTGCTTTACGAGATAAACGAGAAATACGAGTAGATACAGCGTTTGGAGCAGTGGAGCTGAAGCGTAATTATTATTTCGATCGTGTAACCAAAAAATATATTTGTCTGTTAGATCATTATTTACAGTTTCAAGGGAATAAAGGGTTTAGTCCACTATTAGAAGAATGGGGGCTAGAATTAGCGACAAATGGTTCCTCCTATCGAAAGGCGGTGGAAACGTTCGAACAATTTTTAGGCTATTCGGCGATGAGCCACGAAGCATTACGGCAACATCTTCTTCATACAAGCGTACTTCCCGCTAAGGAAAAACGTCCTTTTCAAAAGGTGTTGTTTGTCGAAGTAGATGGATTATATGTGAAGAGTCAAGAAAAGAAAAAGCGTGGATGGGAGTTGAAATTCGCCGCTGTACATGAGGGATGGAAAGAAAACGGAAAGCGAGTCAGGCTCCGAAATAAAAGGCATTTTCTCTATGAAGAAAAAGAACCCTTTTGGGAAGCTTTTGAAACATTCTTACAGAATCATTATGCGTATGATCCAACCCAAACCTTGCTTATTATTAATGGCGATGGAGCAGGCTGGATAACGGCATGTCGGGAGTATTTTCGGGAACGCGCCTTTTTCACCATGGACCGTTTTCATGTCGCTCGTTCGATGAAGCAACTAATGAAGAGCCATCCTCGATACCGCTACATGAAAAGAGCGTTAAAAAACTACCAGGTAGAAACATTACTTCTAGAGTTGAATAGCGCAGTAGGAACAATGGATACACCAGAAGAAGAAGAAAAACTAGCGCATTTCCTCGGCTTTTTAACGCATCATCAGGAAACCATAAAAGATTACCGTAGTTGGTTACAGGAGAAAGGCGTGGACACGACAGCGTATCGTCCAATGGGAAGTGCAGAAGCAATGATGAATCAATTAGCCAAACGATTAAAAAATGGAAGAGCATGGAGCAAAAAAGGCGTCATGAGCATGGCACGTTTGTGGATTGGGTTGAAGGATGATCTATCTATCCAAACGATATATGGAAAATGGGAAAAAGCCACGGAAAAATCAAAGAAAGAGCATCGACCGAAAAGAAAAATACCCACAAAATTAGTAACAGAAACCGTGCGTCAGAACATGCCATACTTAAATCAAGCGATTGGAAAACCCGTTCACTTTGCCTTACAGGGATTAAAAGGTTTTTAA
- a CDS encoding glycerophosphodiester phosphodiesterase codes for MTKIFAHRGFSANYPENTMIAFVEAEKAKADGIEIDIQMTKDGEIVIIHDEKVDRTTNGSGFVQQLSYKELRALNAGHRFKYSNKESIPTLSELFEWMQGNSIICNIEMKNNKISYEGMEEKTINLIRQYGFEKRIIFSSFNHYSLVHSYRIAPEIETAPLLSDGIYQPWIYANAINAKGFHPNYKRLNGEIIRASESNNIKVRAYTVNNSKTMRALMKEGISAIITDEPIIAREILTQL; via the coding sequence ATGACGAAAATATTTGCACATAGAGGTTTTTCGGCAAATTATCCTGAGAATACAATGATAGCTTTTGTAGAAGCAGAAAAGGCAAAGGCTGATGGAATAGAGATAGATATTCAAATGACTAAGGATGGGGAAATTGTTATCATCCATGACGAAAAAGTTGATCGAACGACTAACGGCTCAGGTTTTGTGCAACAATTGAGTTATAAAGAATTAAGAGCGTTAAATGCAGGACATCGATTTAAGTATAGTAATAAAGAATCTATTCCAACGTTAAGTGAGTTGTTTGAATGGATGCAGGGGAATTCAATAATCTGTAATATTGAAATGAAGAATAATAAGATTTCCTATGAGGGAATGGAAGAAAAAACAATTAATCTCATCAGACAATATGGATTTGAAAAACGGATCATTTTTTCTTCCTTTAATCATTATAGTCTCGTTCATAGTTATCGCATTGCTCCAGAAATAGAAACGGCTCCGCTATTGTCAGATGGTATCTATCAGCCATGGATTTATGCCAATGCTATAAATGCCAAAGGTTTTCATCCAAATTATAAACGATTAAACGGAGAAATAATCAGAGCTTCTGAATCGAATAATATAAAAGTAAGAGCCTACACTGTAAATAATTCGAAAACGATGAGAGCACTTATGAAGGAAGGAATATCAGCAATTATTACAGATGAGCCAATAATCGCACGAGAAATTTTAACACAGTTATAA
- a CDS encoding cold-shock protein, with translation MATGKVKWFNAEKGFGFIETAEGQDVFVHFSAIQTEGFKTLDEGQEVSFDIEEGQRGPQAANVVKN, from the coding sequence ATGGCTACAGGTAAAGTAAAATGGTTTAACGCAGAAAAAGGTTTTGGATTCATCGAAACAGCAGAAGGACAAGATGTATTCGTACATTTCAGCGCTATTCAAACTGAAGGTTTCAAAACTTTAGATGAAGGTCAAGAAGTAAGCTTTGACATTGAAGAAGGTCAACGCGGACCTCAAGCTGCTAACGTAGTAAAAAACTAA
- the spo0A gene encoding sporulation transcription factor Spo0A, translating into MKKIKVCIVDDNRELVGLLEEYIDAQADMEVIGVAHNGQECLELMEQLEPDVMVLDIIMPHLDGLAVLERMRQMNKPMPNVIMLTAFGQEDVTKKAVELGASYFILKPFDMDYLASHIRQVSGKTTGFVRKSSTSFKTHQEPKTKNLDASITSIIHEIGVPAHIKGYLYLREAISMVYNDIELLGSITKVLYPDIAKKFNTTASRVERAIRHAIEVAWSRGNIDSISSLFGYTVSMSKAKPTNSEFIAIVADKLRLEHKAS; encoded by the coding sequence TTGAAAAAGATAAAAGTTTGTATTGTGGATGACAATCGAGAACTAGTTGGATTATTGGAAGAGTATATAGATGCTCAAGCTGACATGGAAGTAATTGGAGTTGCACATAATGGGCAAGAGTGTCTGGAATTAATGGAACAGTTAGAACCAGATGTTATGGTTCTCGATATTATTATGCCTCATTTAGACGGTCTAGCTGTACTAGAAAGAATGCGCCAGATGAATAAACCTATGCCTAACGTGATAATGTTAACAGCTTTTGGCCAAGAGGATGTTACGAAAAAAGCCGTTGAATTAGGGGCCTCTTATTTCATTTTAAAACCGTTTGATATGGATTATTTAGCAAGCCATATTCGCCAAGTAAGCGGTAAAACAACTGGATTTGTGAGAAAGTCTTCTACTTCTTTCAAAACACACCAAGAACCAAAAACGAAGAATTTGGATGCAAGCATTACGAGTATAATTCATGAGATTGGTGTACCTGCTCATATTAAAGGCTACCTTTATTTACGCGAAGCTATTTCTATGGTTTATAATGATATTGAATTATTAGGATCGATCACAAAAGTATTGTATCCTGATATCGCCAAAAAATTTAATACAACGGCAAGCCGTGTGGAACGTGCAATTCGTCATGCAATTGAAGTAGCGTGGAGCAGAGGAAATATCGATTCCATTTCTTCCTTATTCGGCTACACGGTAAGCATGTCTAAAGCAAAACCAACAAACTCTGAGTTTATCGCGATTGTAGCAGATAAATTAAGGTTGGAACATAAGGCTTCTTGA